The genomic window TTTACTTCAATGGTTTTCCCAACACTAACCTCCCATACAATCCTCCACTTTGCAGAGGATTTCATCTTTATGCTAACAATGGTGTGTTGGCCTTTAAGCCCCTGCAGGCACAAGGCACTGTCATCAGCTATAAAATTGAGGAATATCGTAACACGGTTAAAGTAGGTGAACGTGTAAGGGATTTGATGGTATTAATGATGAATTGTCCACCAAACAACCTTCCCACCCTCTCCGGAATTAACGGAGGGAATAGCTTTAGCACTGAAACTTGTGCGGGTCAAACTATTTCATTTAATGTACACAGTGACGATCAGGATAATGACTCAGTGAATTTGGACTGGAATGGAGGAATCCCCGGTTCGAATTTTACGGTTGGTACTGGCCGGACACCTATGGGAACATTTACATGGACTCCCCGGGAATCCGATGCAAATGCGGTCCCTTATTTCTTTTCGGTTCAAGCCTCGGACAACGCTTGTCCGCTTCCCGGCTATACAGTTCGTTCATACCGGATCACGGTCCGTCCTATTCCCACGGCAAATTATACAGTTACCAATCTGGGAATGGGATTGTATGAATTTGCCATAACCAAAACAAATCCTCCGAACGCTCTTGTAGAATGGAGTGGCGAGGATGGCATTGGAAGCGGCAACGGTGGTGCCGATGCCGAGAAGCGGGTGTTTACACATCAATTTTCCCGGGAAGACACCGTGGCGTTTCAATTAAGGGTAATTTCAGATTGCATCAATATTTATAGAGACACCTTGATCGTGGAATTTACGGTTGGAATGACCGAACCTCTGGCCAGTAATCCTAATATCCGTCTTTTCCCCAACCCGGCAAAAGGCCATGCAGTCTTGTTATTTGACAAAGATGGATTTGCTCCAACTGAAGTGGAATTAATAAGCCCCGAGGGCAAGATCGTTGGGAAATGGAAACAGGATAACCCAGGTGAATTGAGAATTGAGAGAGACGGCCTGGCCAGCGGGATCTACCTTTTGCGGCTTCAAAATAATAGGGGGCAGAGCTGGCAGTCTAAATTAATATTTGAATAATTGAGGTAGCACCCGCTACAGGAAGGACAGCGTACGGAAAGGAAGTTTAGATGCACGGGGATCTATAACAATATGTAAAATTGAGTTTAAATTCGGAAAATTCTGAAACACATATTTCAAATAATACTTACTTCCGGTTCTGCCAAAAAAACTTGCCTCCCGGGTACCATTGATGAGCTTTAAATCTTTGGTTCGCTATAGCGTGAACTATTAAAAAATTCAAGATGTTCATTTTAAAAATGTGCTAAAATCAGCAATTAGAACCTCTTAATTGAACATCCTCATCAGTTTTAATCACAGTAGTTGCATCTTACTTAAAACATAAATTTTCCCGTTATGAAAAAGCTCCTCGGCATCTCTTGTATCTTGTATTGTCTGTGTCTGCTCTCTCAGGTTAATGCACAACCCGGTATAGCCGGTGGTTATATTGACTATTTCTGTGTGGGGCAGGATAGTTTCTCCATCTCCCTTCACATCTTAGCTGAGTGCAATAGCTCGCTGACGTTCAGCAAAACCCTTACTGCCACACCGGAATGCAGTTCTGCTTCACCTGTTTCTATCCAGCTTGCTCTGCAGGATTCTGCAGATCGCACCCGCACACAAAATTGTGAGGGTGTTTGTAATCGCTGTATTGATACTTCGTGTACGGAACCTTTCGCATTCAGTGAATACCGTTTTAAGGGAATTATAGACCTTAGTCAACAGGTATGTGATAAATGGACTTTTAGTTGGCAGGAAAGCCAGCGTTTCGCAGAAATTACTACCGGCCCGGCCAATGAGGGCATCTACTTATATGCCACCATTGACAAATCAGTAGCGCCATGTAACTCAACGTCTACGCTTAGTCCTTTTGAAAATACGATTAATTGTGCGGGTAAATGTCTTTCGTTTTACAATAATGCCTTGGATCCGGATGGTGATTCGCTGGTATATTCGATAGTCTCGGCAAAATCATCTCCCACGCAGGATGTCACTTATCTCTCACCTTACAGTGCTGAGAGACCCCTTTACTTTAATGGTTTTCCAAAAACAGACCTGCTATACCATCCTCCGCTTTGCCGGGGATTTCATCTTGATAGTACCAGTGGCGGGTTGCATTTCAGACCTATGCAGGCGCAAGTCACTATCATCAGCTACAAGATTGAAGAATATCGTAATAACATAAAAGTTGGTGAACGCGTCAGGGATTTAATGGTAGTAATGGAAAATTGCGAATCAAATGAACCGCCCACCCTCAGTGAAAAAAACTTTAATAACTATGTTTGTTCGGGTCAAAATATTTCTTTTACTATACACAGTGACGATCAGGATAATGATTCAGTGAAATTAACCTGGGACGGAGGCATCCCTGGTGCGAATTTCACCGTTGGTATGGGCCGGACCCCTACAGCTACCTTCTCTTGGACTCCCCGGGACTCTGATATAAGTGTAGTTCCTTATGTCTTTAAAGTTCAAGCCTCTGACAATGCATGTCCTCTTCCCGAACATACCGAGAAAACTTACCCCATCACTGTAAGGCATACTCCCACCGCAGATTACGCAGTTACGAACCTGGGTATGGGATTGTATGAATTCGCCATAACCAGAATTGATCCTGCGAGCGCTTC from Bacteroidia bacterium includes these protein-coding regions:
- a CDS encoding T9SS type A sorting domain-containing protein, with translation MKKLLGTSGILFCICMLPQIHAQPGIAGGYIDYSCVGQDSFSISLHVIADCNGSLAFSKTFTATPGCTSASAVSIQLALQDSADRTQLCEGICNSCSDSACSTPYGFKEYRLTGLLDLSQQVCDNWTFSWQESKRSGAITTGPANDGIYLYATIDKSVAPCNSTSTLRPFESTLRCPGQCLTFFDDARDPDGDSLVYSIVSAKSSPTLNVTYTTPYSSEKPLYFNGFPNTNLPYNPPLCRGFHLYANNGVLAFKPLQAQGTVISYKIEEYRNTVKVGERVRDLMVLMMNCPPNNLPTLSGINGGNSFSTETCAGQTISFNVHSDDQDNDSVNLDWNGGIPGSNFTVGTGRTPMGTFTWTPRESDANAVPYFFSVQASDNACPLPGYTVRSYRITVRPIPTANYTVTNLGMGLYEFAITKTNPPNALVEWSGEDGIGSGNGGADAEKRVFTHQFSREDTVAFQLRVISDCINIYRDTLIVEFTVGMTEPLASNPNIRLFPNPAKGHAVLLFDKDGFAPTEVELISPEGKIVGKWKQDNPGELRIERDGLASGIYLLRLQNNRGQSWQSKLIFE
- a CDS encoding T9SS type A sorting domain-containing protein, with protein sequence MKKLLGISCILYCLCLLSQVNAQPGIAGGYIDYFCVGQDSFSISLHILAECNSSLTFSKTLTATPECSSASPVSIQLALQDSADRTRTQNCEGVCNRCIDTSCTEPFAFSEYRFKGIIDLSQQVCDKWTFSWQESQRFAEITTGPANEGIYLYATIDKSVAPCNSTSTLSPFENTINCAGKCLSFYNNALDPDGDSLVYSIVSAKSSPTQDVTYLSPYSAERPLYFNGFPKTDLLYHPPLCRGFHLDSTSGGLHFRPMQAQVTIISYKIEEYRNNIKVGERVRDLMVVMENCESNEPPTLSEKNFNNYVCSGQNISFTIHSDDQDNDSVKLTWDGGIPGANFTVGMGRTPTATFSWTPRDSDISVVPYVFKVQASDNACPLPEHTEKTYPITVRHTPTADYAVTNLGMGLYEFAITRIDPASASMQWSGDDSISSNYPKFTHQFSQEDTVEFELALGGYCHNIYKDTLIVEFTVGMNEPLTSNPNIRLFPNPAKGHAVLLFDKDGFAPTEVELISPEGKIVGKWKQDNPGELRIERDGLASGIYLLRLQNNRGQSWQSKLIFE